The following coding sequences lie in one Sorghum bicolor cultivar BTx623 chromosome 6, Sorghum_bicolor_NCBIv3, whole genome shotgun sequence genomic window:
- the LOC8075859 gene encoding uncharacterized protein LOC8075859, translating to MYAAKHRGHSSQQHSIDEGMGGTATANGHGHRPSPRPAPRRAKLKILLVVIATNLVSVYLFSGASLSVHIPASAPRMIHLWDSSALLRDLNATRDALAGARAELAALRAQCNASSYLLESVLAGLGAVHGDTPEARDFGGWPEEPQGELKLAIEPHRLPLGFHPNLGTDELFPGLGFACRNFQEELARYMTYDVSGECPDDDALALQLALKGCEPLPRRRCRPREPARYVEPAPLPRSLWSVPPDTTVRWSPYTCKNYTCLVQRARTRGGGPYFCKDCFDLEGKERRRWQTDNGGPGFSVDSVLRSRPPGTVRIGLDIGGGTGTFAARMRERNVTVVTTTLDMDAPFSRFVASRGLVPLQLTLMQRLPFADGVLDMVHSMNALSNWVPDAVLESTLFDIYRVLRPGGVFWLDHFFCLGPQLNATYVPIFDRVGFRRLRWKAGRKLDLGAERNEWYVSALLEKPMT from the coding sequence ATGTACGCGGCCAAGCACCGGGGCCACTCATCGCAGCAGCACAGTATCGACGAGGGGATGGGTGGTACTGCTACCGCCAATGGCCACGGGCACCGGCCATCGCCGCGGCCGGCGCCTCGGCGCGCCAAGCTCAAGATCCTGCTGGTCGTCATCGCCACCAACCTCGTCTCCGTCTACCTCTTCTCCGGCGCGTCGCTGTCCGTGCACATCCCGGCGTCCGCGCCGCGGATGATCCACCTGTGGGACTCGTCCGCGCTGCTGCGGGACCTCAACGCCACGCGCGACGCGCTGGCGGGGGCGCGCGCGGAGCTCGCGGCGCTGCGGGCGCAGTGCAACGCGTCGTCGTACCTCCTCGAGTCCGTGCTTGCCGGCCTGGGCGCCGTGCACGGGGACACGCCGGAGGCCAGGGACTTCGGCGGCTGGCCCGAGGAGCCCCAGGGCGAGCTCAAGCTCGCCATCGAGCCCCACCGGCTGCCGCTCGGCTTCCACCCCAACCTCGGCACCGACGAGCTCTTCCCGGGGCTGGGGTTCGCCTGCCGCAACTTCCAGGAGGAGCTTGCGCGGTACATGACGTACGACGTCAGCGGCGAGTGCCCCGACGACGACGCGCTCGCGCTGCAGCTCGCGCTCAAGGGGTGCGAGCCGCTGCCCCGCCGCCGCTGCAGGCCGAGGGAGCCGGCGAGGTACGTGGAGCCCGCGCCGCTGCCGCGGAGCCTGTGGTCCGTGCCGCCGGACACGACGGTGCGGTGGTCGCCGTACACGTGCAAGAACTACACCTGCCTCGTGCAGCGCGCGCGCACCAGGGGCGGCGGGCCCTACTTCTGCAAGGACTGCTTCGACCTGGAAGGGAaggagcggcggcggtggcagaCCGACAACGGCGGGCCGGGGTTCAGCGTCGACAGCGTGCTGCGGTCCAGGCCGCCCGGCACGGTGCGGATCGGGCTGGACATCGGCGGCGGCACGGGCACGTTCGCGGCGCGCATGCGGGAGCGGAACGTGACGGTGGTGACCACGACGCTGGACATGGACGCGCCCTTCAGCCGCTTCGTGGCCTCCCGGGGCCTGGTGCCGCTGCAGCTGACGCTCATGCAGCGGCTCCCGTTCGCGGACGGCGTGCTGGACATGGTGCACTCCATGAACGCGCTCAGCAACTGGGTGCCCGACGCCGTGCTCGAGTCCACGCTCTTCGACATCTACCGGGTGCTCAGGCCCGGCGGCGTCTTCTGGCTCGACCACTTCTTCTGCCTGGGGCCGCAGCTCAACGCAACCTACGTGCCCATCTTCGACCGCGTCGGCTTCCGCCGGCTCCGGTGGAAGGCCGGCCGGAAGCTCGACCTCGGCGCCGAGAGGAACGAGTGGTACGTGTCGGCGCTGCTCGAGAAACCCATGACCTGA
- the LOC8080357 gene encoding 26S proteasome non-ATPase regulatory subunit 11 homolog, with the protein MSSSVESSYLPATTESLAKAQEAKDATESISILYRVIQDPSSSADALRTKEVAITNLTNYLTKENRAEELRNLLTQLRPFFAVIPKAKTAKIVRGIIDAVAKIPGTSSLQISLCKEMVEWTRSEKRTFLRQRVEARLAALLLENQEYTEALTLLTSLIKEVRRLDDKLLLVDIDLLESKLHFSLRNLPKAKASLTAARTAANAIYVPPAQQGTIDLQSGILHAEEKDYKTAYSYFFEAFEAFSALEDPKAIFSLKYMLLCKIMVNQADDVAGIISSKAGLKYLGPDVDAMKAVADAYSKRSLKYFETALRDYKSQLEEDPIVHRHLSSLYDTLLEQNLCRLIEPYSRVEIAHIAEMIELPVDHVEKKLSQMILDKKFAGTLDQGAGCLIIFEDPKTEEIFPATLETISNVGKVVDSLYVRSAKIMA; encoded by the coding sequence ATGTCTTCTTCAGTGGAATCATCATACCTTCCTGCTACAACTGAGTCATTGGCCAAGGCTCAAGAGGCTAAGGATGCCACAGAGTCCATTTCAATCCTTTACCGTGTCATTCAGGATCCATCTTCTTCTGCTGATGCTCTGAGAACAAAAGAAGTTGCAATTACAAATCTTACAAACTACCTCACTAAAGAGAACAGAGCTGAGGAGCTGCGTAATCTTTTGACCCAGCTCAGGCCATTTTTCGCAGTTATTCCTAAGGCAAAGACTGCAAAAATTGTCCGTGGAATAATTGATGCTGTCGCCAAGATACCTGGAACATCTAGTCTTCAAATTTCACTCTGCAAGGAAATGGTGGAATGGACCCGTTCGGAGAAGCGTACTTTCCTCCGGCAGCGTGTAGAGGCGAGATTGGCGGCTCTCCTGTTAGAGAATCAGGAGTATACTGAAGCCCTTACCCTCCTTACTAGTCTTATCAAGGAAGTCAGGAGGCTTGATGACAAGTTACTTCTTGTGGACATTGACCTTCTGGAAAGCAAACTCCATTTCTCCCTGAGAAACCTGCCAAAGGCCAAAGCGTCCCTAACTGCTGCTAGAACAGCAGCAAATGCCATTTATGTTCCACCTGCCCAGCAAGGCACTATTGATCTCCAGAGTGGAATCCTCCATGCTGAAGAAAAGGATTACAAGACTGCATACAGCTACTTCTTTGAAGCATTTGAAGCTTTCAGTGCACTGGAGGACCCGAAGGCCATTTTCAGCCTGAAGTACATGCTGTTGTGCAAGATAATGGTTAACCAAGCTGATGATGTTGCAGGGATAATCTCATCTAAGGCTGGCCTAAAATATCTGGGTCCTGATGTTGATGCTATGAAGGCTGTTGCTGATGCATACTCTAAAAGATCTCTCAAGTATTTTGAAACTGCCCTTCGCGATTACAAGTCCCAGCTGGAGGAGGACCCTATTGTCCACAGGCATCTTTCTTCTCTGTATGATACGCTCTTGGAGCAGAACCTCTGCAGGTTGATTGAACCCTACTCAAGGGTGGAGATTGCGCATATAGCAGAGATGATTGAATTGCCGGTTGACCATGTTGAGAAGAAGCTGTCGCAGATGATCCTCGACAAGAAATTTGCTGGGACTCTAGATCAAGGTGCTGGCTGCCTCATTATCTTTGAGGATCCCAAGACGGAGGAGATCTTCCCTGCCACTCTCGAAACCATTTCGAATGTCGGGAAGGTTGTGGACAGCCTTTACGTGAGGTCGGCCAAGATCATGGCTTGA